A stretch of DNA from Methylosinus sp. LW4:
CTGAACGGTTCAGTTTTTCCCGGGGATGGAAAGACGACGCAAAGGCTGAGACAAGGCCTGCTGGGGACTGCGGCCTGCGTGGGACTGCGGCGGAAGGAGGGGCGGATGACGGGGGTGGGCCAGAGCAAATGACCGAAGCAGCGGAGACGAGCGCGCCGGAGCCGGCCACGGAGCATGTTCCCAATCGCAAGGAGTGCCAGATCCTCTCGGCGGCGCGCACCCAATTTTTGGAGCAGGGCTTCGCCGAGACGTCCATGGACGGAATCGCGCGCGCAGCGGGCGTGTCGAAGGCGACGCTCTACGCGTATTTTCCCAGCAAGGAAGCGCTGTTTCGCAATCTCATCGAGATCGAGTGCAGCCAAAAATGCACCGACGTTCCCAAGCCCGATTTCGATCTCGGCGCCGAGCAGGCGCTACGCGAGCTCTGCGCGCATTTCGTCGCCCGCTTCCTGACGCGGGAATGGGCCGCCTTTTTCCAGACGGTGTCGAGCGAGCGCTGGCGCTACCCCGAGCTTTGCCATCTCTATTTCAACAGCGGCAAGCAGAATGTCCTCGATCTCGTCGCCGGCTATCTCGACGAAGCGAAGACGAAAGGCCTGCTCGC
This window harbors:
- a CDS encoding TetR/AcrR family transcriptional regulator encodes the protein MTEAAETSAPEPATEHVPNRKECQILSAARTQFLEQGFAETSMDGIARAAGVSKATLYAYFPSKEALFRNLIEIECSQKCTDVPKPDFDLGAEQALRELCAHFVARFLTREWAAFFQTVSSERWRYPELCHLYFNSGKQNVLDLVAGYLDEAKTKGLLAFDDAQMAAEQLLHLTISDLPMRVVLGLELRSEAEYQRVMESGLAVFLKAYAP